A single Lactuca sativa cultivar Salinas chromosome 8, Lsat_Salinas_v11, whole genome shotgun sequence DNA region contains:
- the LOC128127678 gene encoding protein FAR-RED ELONGATED HYPOCOTYL 3-like codes for MTLIDDLIEEIWMIVEDNSTQDSEGGYKDTSDENESDNQSGRESESSDEYVNNRILYSPGGSSKLWKPTVAKEIMPDEHVTFESLTHAINVYRKYAEHAGFDVRLNTTTRFRHDKSIKIKYVVCNHAGKIPDRSLDTMDTNNGGRKHRNSNFIVMDCKALIKFERVGVGRSEFQIREFQELHNHPLYTTEERTHSKKARKSNSADKEFIIRAATANVGATKAHKLRAALKDSVLNAMFWADEIDKVFYKEFGDVISFDATFRTNKYGMVFVPFTTIDNHKRSVTVGAGLLSNEKIESYCWLLEAFLKAHGKAPTLVLTDHDPAILQAVEAVFPNAKHRLRLWHITKKLQAKRLENNVTRNVVLIMKLREPEIRKEIYKGAWNCSIDSVENINGWQVVMITHLDKRRHVKTKCKVELNLPEKEVKCTCDLFKRMGILCRHVFVVLKNNHIEEIPEQYILRRWRRDIISSHLLVSKNGLAGMKMTLLNC; via the exons ATGACGTTGATCGatgatttaattgaagaaatctggatgattgttgaag ATAATTCTACACAAGATAGTGAAGGTGGCTACAAAGATACATCTGATGAAAATGAAAGTGATAATCAATCAG GTAGGGAATCTGAATCAAGTGACGAGTATGTGAACAATAGAATTTTATATTCACCTGGTGGATCTTCTAAGTTGTGGAAACCTACTGTCGCGAAAGAAATTATGCCTGATGAGCATGTTACATTCGAATCACTAACACATGCAATAAATGTGTATAGAAAATATGCAGAACATGCTGGGTTTGATGTTCGGTTGAACACAACTACAAGGTTTCGGCATGACAAATCGATAAAGATAAAGTACGTTGTTTGCAATCATGCTGGGAAAATACCAGATAGAAGCCTCGACACAATGGATACAAATAATGGTGGAAGAAAACATAGGAATTCAAACTTTATTGTAATGGATTGTAAAGCATTGATAAAGTTTGAACGAGTTGGTGTTGGAAGAAGTGAGTTTCAAATTAGAGAGTTTCAAGAGCTGCACAACCACCCTCTTTATACAACAGAAGAGCGTACACATTCAAAAAAAGCTAGAAAATCAAATAGTGCAGACAAGGAGTTTATTATACGCGCAGCAACAGCAAATGTCGGTGCAACAAAGGCACATAAACTTCGAGCTGCGTTAAAAG ATAGCGTGTTAAATGCTATGTTTTGGGCTGATGAAATAGATAAGGTATTCTACAAGGAGTTTGGAGATGTTATATCTTTTGACGCTACATTTAGAACAAATAA GTATGGAATGGTATTTGTCCCTTTTACAACTATTGATAATCACAAAAGATCCGTTACTGTTGGTGCTGGCCTACTTAGTAATGAGAAAATAGAGTCTTATTGTTGGTTGCTTGAAGCATTTTTAAAAGCTCATGGAAAAGCACCAACGTTGGTGTTAACAGACCATGATCCAGCGATTCTGCAGGCAGTTGAGGCTGTATTCCCGAACGCCAAACATAGACTACGCTTATGGCATATAACGAAAAAACTACAGGCGAAG CGATTGGAAAACAACGTAACACGCAACGTCGTCTTGATAATGAAACTAAGAGAACCAG AAATTCGAAAGGAAATATACAAAGGAGCATGGAATTGTTCAATTGATAGTGTAGAAAATATTAATGGGTGGCAGGTAGTAATGATTACACATTTGGACAAAAGAAGACATGTGAAGACAAAGTGTAAG GTGGAACTGAACTTGCCAGAAAAGGAAGTGAAATGTACATGCGACCTCTTCAAGCGAATGGGCATTTTGTGTCGACATGTGTTTGTAGTGCTGAAGAATAATCACATTGAGGAGATACCTGAGCAATATATTTTGCGTAGGTGGAGAAGGGATATTATTTCTAGCCATTTGTTGGTTAGTAAGAATGGGCTTGCTGGAATGAAGATGACACTTTTAAATTGTTAA